In the genome of Methanobrevibacter sp. TMH8, one region contains:
- the cobJ gene encoding precorrin-3B C(17)-methyltransferase, with translation MINIIGIGPRRREITVSALDALEESDVIIGYKKYIDSIYDLIEDKEIIKKGMGDEIARGELAIKKSLEGKTVALVSSGDPGVYGMANLIFQLIGKYEGFDPKNDIKVFPGVSAVNFASSLLGAPLHDFAVISLSDILTPLSEIEKKIEFASKADFIMAIYNPISKSRKKPFRRFKEILMETKPLETLIGIVDSSESGYNNDSNESVKTKIVTLENLNEDDINMSTILIVGNSLTYLQDGYMITPRGYVVKSDIHPLSREFYEKYLAGESVSGPNTDCDYYPCHECKNGPQYCDLCYCPFYPCGDGSTGGKWIKGKGVWSCEDCEWIHQKDTVECVKKGLKNILKEVDDLKSKKKELLKLRKHCILETRKKDN, from the coding sequence ATGATTAATATAATTGGAATTGGGCCAAGAAGAAGAGAAATAACTGTTTCAGCTCTTGATGCCTTAGAAGAGTCTGATGTTATTATTGGATATAAAAAATATATTGACTCTATTTATGATCTAATTGAAGATAAGGAAATCATCAAGAAAGGAATGGGAGATGAAATTGCAAGAGGGGAACTTGCAATAAAAAAAAGTTTAGAAGGTAAAACTGTAGCTTTAGTAAGCTCTGGAGACCCTGGTGTTTATGGAATGGCTAACTTGATTTTTCAACTCATTGGAAAATATGAGGGATTTGATCCCAAAAATGATATTAAAGTTTTTCCAGGTGTTTCAGCTGTAAATTTTGCTTCTTCACTTCTTGGGGCACCACTTCATGACTTTGCAGTTATTAGTTTAAGTGATATATTAACTCCACTTTCAGAAATTGAAAAAAAAATAGAATTTGCTTCTAAAGCTGATTTTATTATGGCTATTTACAACCCAATTAGTAAATCTAGAAAAAAGCCTTTTAGAAGATTTAAAGAAATATTAATGGAAACAAAACCACTAGAAACTTTAATTGGAATTGTTGATAGTAGTGAAAGTGGATATAATAATGATTCTAATGAATCTGTAAAAACAAAGATAGTAACTCTTGAAAATCTAAATGAAGATGATATTAATATGTCAACAATATTAATTGTTGGAAACTCCTTAACTTATCTTCAAGATGGTTATATGATTACACCAAGAGGTTATGTTGTTAAATCAGATATTCATCCTCTTTCTAGAGAATTTTACGAGAAATATTTAGCTGGAGAATCAGTATCTGGCCCAAATACAGACTGTGATTATTATCCATGCCACGAATGTAAAAACGGCCCACAATACTGTGATTTGTGTTATTGTCCTTTCTATCCATGCGGAGATGGGTCTACAGGTGGAAAATGGATAAAAGGAAAAGGTGTTTGGAGCTGTGAAGACTGTGAATGGATTCACCAAAAAGATACTGTAGAATGTGTAAAAAAAGGTCTAAAAAACATTTTAAAAGAAGTTGATGATCTAAAATCTAAGAAAAAAGAATTACTTAAACTAAGAAAACATTGTATCTTAGAAACTAGAAAAAAAGATAATTAA
- a CDS encoding potassium channel family protein, with protein MPSIKDILIEMKNLSELMVDLAYSAVLFNSKDAAKEVLKLENKVNSSNYEIKKQSLVAARSVEDAEKLTALLEIAEAAESIANAAKDLADIVIKGIKPHPVFKMVMEEAEELIVSVSVQNDSELCDKSLGELVLANRTGMIVIAIRRDENWIYGPDKNTVIRADDTLIAKGTEVGSELLKKLANNEIDVDDIVDIVDEESLSQIDDS; from the coding sequence ATGCCAAGCATAAAAGATATTTTAATAGAGATGAAAAATCTATCAGAATTAATGGTAGATTTAGCCTACTCAGCTGTTCTTTTCAATAGTAAAGATGCAGCAAAAGAGGTTTTGAAGCTTGAAAACAAGGTAAATAGCTCAAATTATGAAATTAAAAAGCAATCTCTTGTAGCTGCAAGATCTGTTGAAGATGCAGAAAAATTGACAGCTCTTCTTGAAATAGCTGAAGCAGCTGAAAGTATAGCTAATGCAGCTAAAGATTTAGCAGATATTGTTATTAAAGGTATTAAACCACATCCAGTATTCAAAATGGTTATGGAAGAAGCAGAAGAATTGATTGTAAGTGTTAGTGTCCAGAATGATTCTGAATTATGTGATAAATCTCTTGGTGAATTAGTATTAGCTAATAGAACAGGAATGATTGTAATAGCTATAAGAAGAGATGAAAATTGGATTTACGGTCCTGATAAAAATACTGTAATTAGAGCTGATGACACTTTAATAGCTAAAGGAACTGAAGTTGGTTCAGAACTCCTTAAAAAATTAGCTAATAATGAAATAGACGTTGATGATATAGTTGATATAGTAGATGAAGAAAGTTTATCTCAAATTGATGATAGTTAA
- a CDS encoding magnesium transporter has product MKKTNFLMKMIRRIASILVSFIINSVIFVYKKINYLFSIPYVIGHRFKSFFKETNSIIRESLLALLICAIGDLCAGIFLGKMSFYLTAFPGLMVIIPGAIGMRGNIFGALGSRLSTNLHIGLLSPEFKRSKILSENILSSLILTLLLSIFLAFISKGICIIFGFESISLVDFTLISIIGGIISSLIMLPLTMLVSLKSFEHGWDPDNISTPIIAAFGDLFTLPAIITSAIIVSLLSYPILKYILFVILIAIALLGFYYGIKSKGEMKKIIKQNTPVLILCSFLGATAGGFLNNSIESLLKNPSLLTLVPLFSGESGNLVSILGARLSSALHSGLINPVLHPEKATIRNFSIIAFLAIIIFPIIGFLAELSSKMLNIQGLNFATVMGISTISGMILIGIMLLVVFFISIISYNKGLDPDNIVIPISTSTTDALSSLILVSVAILVLNFLVV; this is encoded by the coding sequence GTGAAGAAAACAAACTTTCTAATGAAGATGATTCGGCGCATAGCATCCATATTAGTGTCTTTTATAATCAACTCAGTGATATTTGTCTATAAAAAGATAAATTACTTATTTTCAATTCCTTATGTGATTGGACATAGATTCAAGTCTTTTTTTAAAGAAACTAATTCAATAATTAGAGAATCTTTATTAGCTCTTTTAATATGTGCTATAGGAGATTTATGTGCAGGTATTTTCCTTGGAAAAATGAGTTTCTATTTAACAGCTTTTCCAGGATTAATGGTTATTATTCCTGGAGCTATAGGAATGAGAGGAAATATTTTCGGGGCTCTTGGTTCACGTCTTTCAACAAACCTTCACATTGGTTTATTATCTCCAGAATTTAAACGCTCTAAAATATTATCAGAAAATATTCTATCTTCTTTGATTCTAACACTATTATTGTCAATATTTTTAGCTTTTATATCTAAAGGAATATGTATTATTTTTGGATTTGAAAGTATAAGCTTAGTTGATTTTACTTTAATTTCAATAATTGGTGGAATAATTTCAAGTTTAATAATGCTACCTTTAACTATGTTAGTTTCACTCAAAAGTTTTGAACATGGATGGGATCCTGATAATATATCAACTCCAATAATAGCTGCATTTGGAGATTTATTTACATTACCAGCAATTATAACATCTGCAATAATAGTTTCACTCTTATCATATCCAATACTCAAATATATTTTATTTGTGATATTGATAGCAATAGCTTTATTAGGATTTTATTACGGAATAAAATCTAAAGGAGAGATGAAAAAGATTATTAAACAAAATACACCAGTTCTTATTCTTTGCTCTTTCTTAGGAGCCACAGCTGGTGGATTTTTAAATAATTCAATAGAATCACTTCTAAAGAATCCAAGTCTTCTAACTTTAGTGCCACTATTTTCTGGTGAAAGTGGAAACCTTGTAAGTATTTTAGGTGCAAGACTTTCATCTGCACTTCATTCTGGTTTAATAAATCCTGTTTTACATCCAGAAAAAGCTACAATTAGAAATTTTTCAATAATTGCCTTTTTAGCTATAATAATCTTCCCAATAATTGGATTTTTAGCTGAATTATCTTCAAAAATGCTTAATATCCAAGGTTTAAATTTTGCTACTGTAATGGGAATTAGCACAATATCTGGAATGATTTTAATAGGTATAATGTTATTAGTAGTCTTCTTTATCTCAATTATATCATATAATAAAGGACTAGACCCAGATAATATTGTAATCCCAATATCTACAAGTACTACAGACGCTTTATCTTCATTAATATTGGTTTCTGTGGCTATTTTAGTTCTAAATTTCTTAGTTGTTTAA
- a CDS encoding cobalamin biosynthesis protein → MKIAILSVSKKGKKLSSKLKSLLDEDPTVIKVSCFHKNVKDNIDFIFNENIQRSEYNSYNGIESDKYDAIIGIMATGILIRNIADKLKDKTIDPAILSLDDNGKYVISLVSGHLGGANGLTKKIANLLNSEPVITTATDTNDKIGIDTLAMKLHWKILNKKEILAFNKAILEGKVIKIFINLFNKDNIEYKHYIDNYLKIKEKNTLEITDLKESNLSIEDIKSKIFYLDSDKDNKYPNQDIYNKYKNCNIVASFDNHRMFFKPKMVVVGIGARANISKEKVMNAINIAMKNLDLPLDRIDFIATVEIKKDEKGILESVKDIGKDLKIVTIDEIKKFKDSNISKSEFVQEKFDIPGVAEPTALIVAKNGTADSKLIHKKIAIDGVTVAIAISD, encoded by the coding sequence ATGAAAATAGCTATTTTATCTGTATCAAAAAAGGGAAAAAAACTTTCATCAAAATTAAAATCATTATTAGATGAGGATCCCACTGTTATTAAAGTTAGCTGTTTTCATAAAAATGTTAAAGATAATATAGATTTTATTTTTAATGAAAATATACAAAGGTCTGAATATAATAGTTATAATGGGATTGAAAGTGATAAATATGATGCTATTATTGGGATAATGGCTACTGGAATACTTATAAGAAATATTGCTGATAAACTCAAAGATAAAACAATTGATCCAGCTATTTTATCTCTTGATGATAATGGAAAATATGTAATTAGCTTAGTTTCAGGACATCTTGGAGGAGCAAATGGATTAACTAAAAAAATAGCTAATTTACTTAATAGTGAACCAGTGATTACAACAGCTACAGATACTAATGATAAAATAGGAATCGATACACTTGCAATGAAACTACATTGGAAAATCTTAAATAAAAAAGAAATATTAGCGTTTAATAAAGCTATTTTAGAAGGAAAAGTTATAAAAATTTTTATCAATTTATTTAATAAAGATAATATAGAATATAAACATTATATTGATAATTATTTAAAAATTAAAGAAAAAAATACACTTGAAATTACTGACCTAAAAGAATCAAATTTATCTATAGAAGATATAAAATCTAAAATTTTTTATCTAGATTCGGATAAAGATAATAAATATCCTAATCAAGATATTTATAACAAATATAAAAACTGCAATATTGTAGCTAGTTTTGATAATCATCGAATGTTTTTTAAACCAAAGATGGTCGTAGTTGGAATTGGTGCAAGAGCTAATATATCTAAAGAAAAAGTTATGAATGCTATTAACATAGCTATGAAAAATTTAGATCTTCCACTTGATCGAATAGATTTTATAGCTACAGTTGAAATTAAAAAAGATGAAAAAGGTATTTTAGAATCAGTAAAAGACATTGGTAAGGATTTAAAGATAGTTACTATAGATGAGATAAAGAAATTTAAAGACTCAAATATTTCAAAGTCAGAATTTGTTCAAGAAAAATTCGATATACCTGGAGTAGCTGAACCAACAGCTCTTATTGTAGCTAAAAATGGAACTGCCGATTCTAAACTTATTCATAAGAAAATAGCTATTGATGGAGTTACAGTTGCAATAGCTATTTCTGACTAA
- a CDS encoding orc1/cdc6 family replication initiation protein gives MANIFDNLVDKGSVFKDKQYLDHRFLPDNLPHRKEQITGIAKYWIEALNNVTPSDVTIYGKTGTGKTAAAKFAMKQLEEAASNKNIRIRTEYIRCTDYTTEYQVIAKLCQQMGRDVPYRGWTKAEVVNTFRDILKSSIYGNKMILIVVLDEIDILLKNDGDGILYTLTRTNNVAILSISNYVDFKKFIKSRVMSSFRDREIVFPPYGAQQLVDILDDRSKLSFNEETLDNDVIPLCAAMAAKEEGDARYALDLLRTAGEIADEKETDIVYGSYVREAKEKIEHNKVTDLISTLPTQQQRVLEAILNLTQAKEEITSGKLYDTYKEVSKGDTVSYRRIFDFINELEMLGIISTNTISRGRGKGRTNIIALQCDNDILENALYSV, from the coding sequence ATGGCTAATATTTTCGATAATTTAGTAGATAAAGGGTCTGTTTTCAAGGATAAACAATATTTAGATCATAGATTTTTACCTGATAATTTACCACATAGAAAAGAACAAATCACAGGAATAGCTAAATACTGGATTGAAGCTTTAAACAATGTGACTCCTTCTGATGTAACAATATATGGGAAAACAGGGACTGGAAAAACTGCAGCAGCTAAATTTGCGATGAAACAACTGGAAGAAGCTGCAAGTAATAAAAATATAAGAATAAGAACTGAATATATTCGTTGCACTGATTATACTACTGAATATCAAGTTATTGCTAAGCTTTGTCAACAAATGGGGAGAGATGTTCCATATAGAGGATGGACAAAAGCAGAAGTTGTAAATACTTTTAGAGACATTCTAAAATCAAGTATTTATGGAAATAAAATGATTCTTATTGTTGTTTTAGATGAAATTGATATTTTACTTAAAAATGATGGTGATGGGATTCTTTATACTTTAACAAGAACTAATAATGTTGCTATTCTTTCTATTAGTAATTATGTTGATTTTAAAAAATTCATAAAAAGTAGAGTTATGAGTAGCTTTAGAGATAGAGAAATTGTTTTTCCACCTTATGGAGCTCAACAATTAGTTGATATTTTAGATGATAGATCAAAACTATCTTTCAATGAAGAAACATTAGATAATGACGTTATACCTCTTTGTGCAGCTATGGCAGCTAAAGAAGAAGGAGATGCTCGTTATGCTTTAGATCTTTTACGTACAGCTGGAGAAATAGCTGATGAAAAAGAAACTGACATTGTTTATGGTTCATATGTTAGAGAAGCTAAGGAAAAAATTGAACATAATAAGGTCACAGATCTTATTTCAACACTCCCTACTCAACAACAAAGGGTTTTAGAAGCTATTTTAAATCTAACTCAAGCAAAAGAAGAAATCACTTCTGGAAAGTTATATGATACATACAAAGAAGTTTCAAAAGGAGATACAGTTTCTTACAGAAGAATTTTTGATTTCATAAATGAACTTGAAATGTTAGGAATCATATCTACTAATACAATTTCAAGAGGCCGTGGAAAGGGAAGAACTAATATTATTGCACTTCAATGTGATAATGATATATTAGAAAATGCTTTGTATTCTGTTTAG
- a CDS encoding helix-turn-helix domain-containing protein — MQNKTIDSLKKLGLSTYEAMVYLSLTYMISGTATEISSNSQVPRTKIYDVLKSLGAKGFIEIERGRPLKYNVVSPTDVFRLYKQKIIDELEETEMELNYSYESQLSKIPAPIWLIHGSDRIIKKELEIISRTKKTLSFRMGFLFNQEAEILKEKFEKLIKKGIEINILATEYCYVDNKKIDVFDSFSDTGVTIFKADIPFVKLIVRDSVEMMHIFSKFSGENKNVLSSSAIGVWNQYEEIAKNYDERFFTALKKR, encoded by the coding sequence ATGCAGAATAAAACAATTGATTCACTTAAGAAGTTAGGATTATCTACTTATGAAGCTATGGTGTATTTATCTTTGACCTATATGATTTCAGGAACAGCTACTGAAATTAGCTCTAATTCACAAGTTCCAAGAACTAAAATTTATGATGTTTTAAAATCTCTTGGAGCCAAAGGTTTCATTGAAATTGAAAGAGGTAGACCTTTAAAATATAATGTTGTATCTCCTACTGATGTTTTTCGCCTTTACAAGCAAAAAATAATCGATGAACTTGAAGAAACTGAAATGGAGCTTAATTATTCTTATGAAAGTCAATTATCTAAGATTCCTGCACCAATATGGTTAATTCATGGTTCTGATAGAATCATTAAAAAAGAACTTGAGATAATTTCTAGAACTAAAAAAACCCTTAGTTTTCGGATGGGCTTTCTTTTTAATCAAGAAGCTGAAATTTTAAAAGAAAAATTTGAAAAATTAATTAAAAAGGGTATTGAAATTAATATATTAGCTACTGAATATTGTTATGTAGATAACAAAAAGATAGATGTTTTTGACTCTTTTTCTGATACTGGAGTTACCATTTTTAAGGCTGATATTCCTTTTGTAAAATTAATTGTAAGGGATTCTGTTGAAATGATGCATATTTTTTCAAAATTTTCAGGAGAAAATAAAAATGTGTTATCTTCTTCAGCTATTGGAGTTTGGAATCAATATGAGGAAATAGCTAAAAATTACGACGAACGTTTCTTTACTGCTTTAAAAAAAAGGTGA
- a CDS encoding threonine--tRNA ligase encodes MRVLLIHSDYLKYKTKNKTPIAEEIEKEKESGEFNEALVVFTAVEKSDEKNPAGVVANLINEIKTTNGQINAERIVLYPYAHLSSSLSSPKAAIEILKMAENELSAIGAEVSRVPFGWYKSFEISCKGHPLSELSRSIDAIDISADGIGEEENHPSKFYILQNEELIEAESYKYEKKSDLEKVAKYELGTGKSKDLEPPHVKLMKEKELADYESAADVGHLKWYPKGRLVRDLLSDYVYDLVVERGAMPIETPVMYDLANDAIREHAEKFGERQYKIHTKKELMLRFACCFGAFRVLADSFLTWKNLPARVYELSTYSFRFEKRGEVVGLKRLRGFTMPDMHSICADMDQSLIEFGNQVDMCNQTGKDFDVNYEVIFRATQDFYDENKQWMFDTAKKLDKPVILEILPERKHYWVCKMDFAAMDFLGRPIENPTVQIDVESGKRFDINYLNQDEKEEHPIILHCSPTGSIERVICSLLEKTAIEINEKQPMLPVWLSPTQVRVIPVGENHLEFANQIADELALNNIRVDVDDRDERVGKKIRNAATDWVPFTIVVGDKEIETNILNVTIRETKEKKDMEIDEVVYQVLSKSMEKPFRKLPLPRNLSERINFQ; translated from the coding sequence ATGCGAGTATTGTTAATACATTCCGATTATTTAAAATATAAAACTAAAAATAAGACACCAATAGCTGAAGAAATTGAAAAAGAAAAAGAAAGTGGAGAATTTAATGAAGCACTTGTTGTCTTTACAGCTGTAGAAAAATCAGATGAAAAAAATCCAGCTGGTGTTGTAGCTAATTTAATCAATGAAATAAAAACAACTAATGGTCAGATAAATGCTGAAAGAATAGTACTTTATCCATATGCTCATTTATCATCATCACTTAGTTCTCCAAAGGCAGCTATTGAAATTTTAAAAATGGCTGAAAATGAATTATCTGCAATTGGTGCAGAAGTTTCAAGAGTTCCATTTGGCTGGTATAAGTCATTTGAAATTTCATGTAAAGGCCATCCATTATCAGAATTATCTAGATCCATCGACGCTATTGATATTTCAGCTGATGGAATAGGAGAAGAAGAAAATCATCCATCTAAATTCTATATACTCCAAAATGAAGAGTTAATTGAAGCAGAAAGCTATAAATATGAGAAAAAATCTGATTTAGAAAAAGTAGCTAAATATGAGCTTGGAACTGGTAAAAGTAAAGATTTAGAACCACCTCATGTTAAGTTAATGAAAGAAAAAGAATTAGCAGATTATGAAAGTGCAGCTGATGTTGGACACTTGAAATGGTATCCAAAGGGAAGACTTGTAAGGGATCTTTTATCAGATTATGTTTATGATTTAGTGGTTGAAAGAGGAGCCATGCCTATTGAAACTCCAGTAATGTATGATTTAGCTAACGATGCTATAAGAGAACATGCAGAAAAATTTGGAGAAAGACAATATAAAATTCACACTAAAAAAGAATTAATGTTAAGATTTGCATGTTGTTTTGGTGCATTTAGGGTTTTAGCTGATTCATTTTTAACTTGGAAAAATCTTCCAGCTAGAGTTTATGAGTTATCAACTTACAGTTTCAGATTTGAAAAAAGAGGAGAAGTTGTTGGTCTTAAAAGACTTAGAGGATTTACAATGCCTGATATGCACTCAATATGTGCTGATATGGATCAATCCCTAATTGAATTTGGAAATCAAGTTGATATGTGTAATCAAACTGGTAAAGACTTTGATGTAAATTATGAAGTAATATTTAGAGCTACTCAAGACTTCTATGATGAAAATAAACAATGGATGTTTGATACAGCTAAAAAATTAGATAAACCAGTTATATTAGAAATTTTACCAGAAAGAAAACATTATTGGGTTTGTAAAATGGATTTTGCAGCTATGGACTTTTTAGGAAGACCAATAGAAAATCCCACTGTGCAAATAGATGTTGAAAGTGGTAAAAGATTTGATATTAACTATTTAAACCAAGATGAAAAAGAAGAACATCCTATTATACTTCATTGTAGTCCTACTGGAAGTATTGAAAGAGTCATTTGCAGTTTACTTGAAAAAACAGCTATTGAAATCAATGAAAAGCAACCAATGTTACCTGTATGGCTATCTCCTACTCAAGTTAGAGTAATTCCTGTTGGTGAAAATCACTTAGAATTTGCGAATCAAATAGCTGATGAATTAGCTCTTAACAACATTAGAGTCGATGTTGATGATAGAGATGAAAGAGTTGGTAAGAAAATAAGAAATGCAGCTACTGATTGGGTTCCATTTACAATAGTTGTTGGAGATAAAGAAATCGAAACCAACATATTAAATGTTACAATAAGGGAAACAAAAGAGAAAAAAGACATGGAAATTGATGAAGTTGTTTATCAAGTTTTATCTAAATCAATGGAAAAACCATTCAGAAAATTACCTCTACCAAGAAATTTATCTGAAAGAATAAATTTCCAATAA
- a CDS encoding bifunctional 5,6,7,8-tetrahydromethanopterin hydro-lyase/3-hexulose-6-phosphate synthase, with protein sequence MYKIGEALVGDGNELAHVDLIIGDKNGAAGTAFANGMTQLSIGHTPLLSVIRPNLMTKPATLIIPKVTVGDLDDASKIFGPAQTAVGRAVADAVEEGLIPKEKAEEIVIMVSVFIHPDAKDYRKIYQYNYGATKLAIRRAMTDYPGIDKVLNEKDRGTHPIMGFKVTRLWSPPYVQVALDLDNLDTMEKIINAVPDRERVLLEAGTPLIKKFGVGVVSKIRAIRPDAFIIADLKTLDVGRVEIKMAADETADAVAISGLGTIESIEKAIHEAQKQGIYSILDMMNVDNFTEKLNQIQDNLKPNIVLLHRNVDLETSMAEKGEDTSNMTEWGNIKEIKKMIGSGGLVAVAGGITPEKVDEAIESGADIIVVGRYIIGSRDVRRSAEDFLAHLPQDPDNMRLALDEDEQV encoded by the coding sequence ATGTATAAAATAGGAGAAGCCCTTGTTGGGGATGGAAACGAATTAGCTCACGTTGATTTAATAATCGGTGACAAAAATGGAGCAGCTGGGACTGCTTTTGCAAATGGTATGACACAGCTCTCAATTGGACATACTCCGTTATTATCTGTAATTAGACCTAATCTAATGACTAAACCTGCTACTTTAATTATTCCAAAAGTAACTGTTGGAGATTTAGATGATGCAAGCAAGATATTTGGACCTGCTCAAACTGCAGTTGGTCGAGCTGTAGCTGATGCTGTAGAAGAAGGTTTAATTCCAAAAGAAAAGGCTGAAGAAATAGTAATAATGGTAAGTGTATTTATTCATCCTGATGCTAAAGATTATAGAAAAATTTATCAATATAACTATGGAGCTACAAAATTAGCTATTAGAAGAGCAATGACTGATTATCCAGGAATTGATAAAGTATTAAATGAAAAAGATAGAGGAACCCATCCAATTATGGGATTCAAAGTTACAAGACTATGGTCTCCTCCATATGTCCAAGTTGCACTTGATCTTGATAATCTTGATACAATGGAAAAAATTATCAATGCTGTGCCAGACAGGGAAAGAGTATTACTTGAAGCAGGAACACCACTTATTAAGAAGTTTGGTGTAGGTGTAGTTAGTAAAATTAGAGCAATTAGACCAGATGCATTTATTATAGCTGATCTTAAAACTCTTGATGTTGGTCGTGTTGAAATTAAGATGGCAGCTGATGAGACAGCTGATGCAGTAGCTATTTCTGGACTTGGAACAATTGAATCAATAGAAAAAGCTATCCATGAAGCTCAAAAACAAGGAATTTATTCAATCCTTGATATGATGAATGTGGATAACTTTACTGAAAAACTTAATCAAATACAAGATAATCTTAAACCTAATATAGTTCTTTTACACAGAAATGTGGATCTTGAAACTTCAATGGCTGAAAAAGGTGAAGATACTAGTAATATGACTGAATGGGGCAATATCAAAGAAATCAAGAAAATGATTGGTTCAGGTGGCCTTGTTGCAGTAGCTGGTGGAATCACTCCAGAAAAAGTGGACGAAGCTATTGAATCTGGAGCAGATATAATTGTTGTAGGAAGATATATTATTGGTTCAAGAGATGTTAGAAGATCTGCAGAAGACTTCTTAGCTCACTTACCACAAGATCCTGATAACATGAGATTAGCTCTTGATGAAGATGAACAAGTTTAA
- a CDS encoding AAA family ATPase, whose amino-acid sequence MGETIAIINQKGGCGKTTTAVNLSASIATLGKSVLIVDMDPQGNTTTSFGINKQELENTVYSAISGQVSVKKAIIPTMVDNLFILPSNISLSGVEVELSKLDNYHLVLKELLAPIKDIFEYIIIDLPPSLGIITVNGLVASDSLIIPIQAEYFALEGLADLTNTINLVEERLKSPSPIKGIVLTLYDSRTRLGKEVYVELKKYFGDKEHMFKTVISRNIRLAEAPSYGMPCIAYDEESRGARSYLKLAKEILELDEEKNQS is encoded by the coding sequence ATGGGAGAAACAATAGCTATAATAAACCAAAAAGGCGGTTGTGGAAAAACAACAACAGCTGTTAATTTATCTGCATCAATTGCAACATTGGGAAAATCAGTTTTAATTGTTGATATGGACCCACAAGGAAATACAACTACAAGTTTTGGAATTAATAAACAAGAATTAGAAAATACTGTTTATTCAGCAATAAGTGGTCAAGTAAGTGTGAAAAAAGCTATAATTCCAACAATGGTTGATAATTTATTTATTCTTCCAAGTAATATTTCATTAAGTGGAGTAGAAGTTGAATTAAGTAAATTAGATAATTATCATCTGGTTTTAAAAGAGTTATTAGCTCCAATTAAGGATATTTTTGAATATATAATCATTGATCTTCCACCATCACTTGGAATAATAACAGTTAATGGATTAGTAGCAAGTGATAGTCTTATAATACCTATACAGGCAGAATACTTTGCATTAGAAGGATTAGCTGATTTAACTAATACAATTAATTTAGTTGAAGAGCGTCTTAAAAGTCCATCTCCAATAAAAGGGATTGTTTTAACATTATATGATTCTAGAACTAGACTTGGAAAAGAAGTTTATGTTGAACTTAAAAAATACTTTGGAGATAAAGAACATATGTTTAAAACAGTTATTTCAAGAAATATACGTTTAGCTGAAGCACCAAGTTATGGAATGCCATGTATAGCATATGATGAGGAAAGTAGAGGGGCTAGATCTTATTTAAAATTAGCTAAAGAAATATTAGAATTAGATGAAGAAAAAAATCAGAGTTAA
- a CDS encoding AAA family ATPase yields MAKNNKDNKRGLGRGLDSLIPKIDESEEEKSNKSSLTLEDILSNSEEEENENIETEKTEEEKTEPEKNEDESDITDNDVIEEIKEIEEEVGRKEGDVDVITEELITEKSIEDTLEREKSEEKEDLKEIEEPEEIEESEKTEEIVLNDYELDSIEEVKKIIEKNPRITLWSAKSSAVFRYLRKTRPEFSISKEASELIDQAVSKKYPEIWKLFEDL; encoded by the coding sequence ATGGCAAAAAATAATAAAGATAATAAAAGAGGATTGGGCCGTGGGTTAGACTCATTAATACCAAAAATTGATGAATCAGAAGAAGAAAAATCAAATAAATCTTCATTAACTTTAGAAGATATTCTTTCTAATTCAGAAGAAGAGGAAAATGAAAACATTGAAACAGAAAAAACAGAAGAAGAAAAAACAGAACCAGAAAAAAATGAAGATGAGTCTGATATTACTGATAATGATGTAATTGAAGAAATAAAAGAAATAGAAGAAGAAGTTGGTAGAAAAGAAGGAGACGTTGATGTAATCACAGAAGAGTTGATTACTGAAAAGAGTATTGAGGATACCCTTGAAAGAGAAAAATCAGAAGAAAAGGAAGATTTAAAAGAAATTGAAGAGCCTGAAGAAATTGAAGAATCTGAAAAAACAGAAGAAATTGTTTTAAATGATTATGAATTAGACAGTATTGAAGAAGTTAAAAAAATAATTGAAAAGAATCCAAGAATCACTTTATGGTCTGCAAAATCTAGTGCAGTATTCAGATATTTAAGAAAAACAAGGCCTGAATTTAGTATTAGTAAGGAAGCATCGGAATTAATCGATCAAGCTGTTTCTAAAAAATATCCTGAAATTTGGAAACTATTTGAAGACTTATGA